Proteins from a genomic interval of Methanofollis formosanus:
- a CDS encoding glutamine synthetase family protein, which produces MKDSEILMNPNDLVRFLKKPSSEFTKDDIIRFCYENGIEMVNFRYAAEDGKLKTLNFIISSKEHLDAILSDGERVDGSNIFSFIEAGSSDLYVIPRYRTAFVNPFTEVPTLEILCSYYDYEGKPLESAPGYVLRKANEEFTRQTGGVFKTLGELEYYVISEREELYPGLDQKGYHTAAPFAKFEDLRTEALRLIAKAGGKIKYGHSEVGCFSTEDQYFEQHEIEFLPMPVEEAAEQLIIAKWILRMLGYQYGVEISFAPKITVGKAGSGMHFHMLVEKDGQNLMVEEGKLSPLARKMIAGILDAADALTAFGDTIPTSYLRLVPHQEAPTNICWGDRNRSVVVRVPLGWVGAQHMTQDANPYDRGLKAERPSKQTIEFRVPDGSADPYLMIAGLIVTSLRGINMPDALELAKKLYVDVNIFKPEYRDRLDQLEQLPASCWESAEALDAKRAIFEENAIFPAGMIDSRVASLKAYEDKGLSEKLYGDKEAIAELVDRFMHVA; this is translated from the coding sequence ATGAAAGACTCTGAGATCTTGATGAATCCAAACGACCTCGTCCGCTTCCTCAAGAAGCCGTCGTCAGAATTTACCAAAGACGATATTATTCGTTTTTGCTATGAAAACGGTATCGAGATGGTGAATTTCCGCTATGCCGCGGAGGACGGCAAGCTCAAGACGCTCAACTTTATCATCTCTTCGAAGGAGCATCTCGACGCCATCCTCTCCGACGGCGAGCGGGTCGACGGGAGCAACATCTTCTCGTTCATCGAAGCGGGGAGCAGCGACCTGTACGTGATCCCGCGCTACCGCACCGCCTTCGTCAATCCGTTTACCGAGGTGCCGACGCTCGAGATCCTCTGTTCGTACTATGACTACGAGGGCAAGCCGCTGGAGAGCGCTCCGGGGTATGTCCTGCGCAAGGCGAACGAGGAGTTCACCAGGCAGACCGGCGGCGTCTTCAAGACCCTCGGCGAACTGGAGTACTATGTGATCAGCGAGCGTGAGGAGCTCTACCCCGGTCTCGACCAGAAGGGCTACCACACCGCCGCACCCTTCGCCAAGTTCGAAGACCTGCGGACCGAGGCGCTGCGGTTGATCGCCAAGGCCGGCGGTAAGATCAAGTACGGCCACTCCGAGGTCGGGTGCTTCAGCACCGAGGACCAGTACTTCGAGCAGCACGAGATCGAGTTCCTGCCCATGCCGGTCGAGGAGGCCGCGGAGCAGCTGATCATCGCGAAGTGGATCCTCCGGATGCTCGGGTACCAGTACGGCGTCGAGATCAGCTTTGCCCCGAAGATCACCGTCGGCAAGGCAGGGAGCGGGATGCACTTCCACATGCTCGTCGAGAAGGACGGCCAGAACCTGATGGTCGAGGAGGGGAAGTTGAGCCCGCTCGCCAGGAAGATGATCGCCGGTATCCTCGATGCCGCCGACGCCCTGACCGCTTTCGGCGACACCATCCCGACCTCGTACCTCAGGCTCGTGCCGCACCAGGAGGCGCCCACCAACATCTGCTGGGGCGACCGCAACCGCTCCGTCGTGGTCCGCGTGCCCCTAGGCTGGGTCGGCGCCCAGCACATGACGCAGGACGCCAACCCGTACGACCGCGGCCTAAAGGCTGAGCGCCCGTCCAAGCAGACGATCGAGTTCAGGGTGCCCGACGGCTCGGCCGATCCGTACCTGATGATCGCCGGTCTCATCGTCACCTCGCTGCGCGGTATCAACATGCCCGACGCTCTCGAACTGGCGAAGAAGCTCTATGTCGATGTGAACATCTTCAAGCCGGAGTACCGCGACCGCCTGGACCAGCTCGAACAGCTCCCGGCCTCCTGCTGGGAGTCGGCCGAGGCTCTCGATGCCAAGCGTGCGATCTTCGAGGAGAATGCGATCTTCCCTGCCGGCATGATCGACAGCAGGGTGGCGTCGCTCAAGGCCTATGAGGACAAGGGTCTCAGCGAGAAACTCTACGGCGACAAGGAAGCGATCGCGGAACTGGTCGACCGCTTCATGCACGTCGCGTAA
- a CDS encoding Hsp20/alpha crystallin family protein: MYSEIPDEDFQQLSEYIRRMVCRAMAEGDGRSIAFRVDLMIEEGRCHVLPPVWSPMGKRGMAEDDEGRDEPWVEVQEAEEQFLVAAEIPGMREEEIRVWQEGSVLHIDAANGEQAYRKQVELPPSALQVEWMTYRNGVLEVAFGPVQDDEGPTGRWE, from the coding sequence ATGTACTCTGAGATTCCAGACGAAGATTTTCAGCAGCTCAGCGAATATATCAGACGGATGGTCTGCCGGGCGATGGCGGAAGGGGATGGCCGGTCGATCGCGTTCAGGGTCGACCTGATGATCGAGGAGGGACGGTGTCATGTCCTGCCGCCGGTCTGGTCGCCGATGGGCAAGCGGGGTATGGCCGAAGATGACGAGGGCCGGGACGAGCCCTGGGTCGAGGTGCAGGAGGCCGAGGAACAGTTTCTGGTGGCCGCCGAGATTCCCGGGATGCGGGAGGAGGAGATCAGGGTCTGGCAGGAGGGGTCCGTCCTCCACATCGACGCCGCGAACGGCGAGCAAGCATACCGCAAGCAGGTCGAACTTCCCCCCTCCGCCCTCCAGGTGGAGTGGATGACCTACCGGAACGGTGTCCTTGAGGTTGCCTTCGGTCCGGTTCAGGACGATGAAGGTCCGACCGGCCGCTGGGAATAA
- the rlmH gene encoding 23S rRNA (pseudouridine(1915)-N(3))-methyltransferase RlmH, with translation MRVSVVAVGKAKERYIAEGIAEYEKRLGPYGGAKVVEVRDERIPKNASPAEEVQVKEREGERLLAAVPDGALVVALDPAGVAWSSEELAEHVGRWEIEGVRDVSFLIGGPLGLSDAVYARSDLRLSLSKMTFLHTLVRVILLEQIYRAFRILRGEPYHK, from the coding sequence ATGCGGGTCAGTGTCGTCGCTGTCGGGAAGGCGAAGGAGCGCTACATCGCCGAGGGGATCGCAGAGTATGAGAAGCGCCTGGGGCCGTACGGGGGGGCGAAGGTCGTCGAGGTGCGGGACGAGCGGATCCCGAAGAACGCCTCCCCTGCCGAGGAGGTGCAGGTCAAGGAGCGGGAGGGGGAACGGTTGCTTGCCGCGGTCCCCGACGGTGCCCTGGTCGTCGCGCTCGACCCGGCGGGGGTGGCATGGTCGAGCGAAGAACTCGCCGAGCACGTCGGCCGGTGGGAGATCGAGGGGGTGCGGGATGTTTCGTTTCTAATCGGAGGGCCTCTGGGACTTTCCGATGCGGTGTATGCCCGTTCCGATCTCCGCCTCTCGCTTTCGAAGATGACCTTCCTCCATACGCTGGTCAGAGTCATCCTCCTCGAGCAAATTTATCGTGCGTTCAGGATCCTGCGGGGAGAACCGTACCACAAATAA
- a CDS encoding PEGA domain-containing protein — protein sequence MERKYTIFLVVMLFAGMVTFASAATGDTGLIGGDKGYFAVHCNVDGAKVYFDDDLKGEIKDGRLLVEVYTTATPYKTISVEADGYQTHTAPILEYPGKGETVDLTVTLQPALIGGDKGAYLVKCNVDGAKVYFDSDFKGEVKDGELLVEVYTTGTPYKMISVEADGYETYTAPIETYPAKGETVELDVTLEQAPIGGDMGAFLVKCNVDGAAVFFDEDLKGEIKNGELLVRVYTTATPYKTITVEAPGYQAAIVQIQQRPAQGETVEVAVALTPVPTPTQTQTPLSLFPVLGALGLCSALFLLNRKN from the coding sequence ATGGAGAGAAAATACACCATCTTCCTTGTCGTCATGCTCTTCGCTGGCATGGTCACCTTTGCCAGCGCAGCAACCGGCGACACCGGTCTGATCGGCGGGGACAAAGGCTACTTCGCCGTCCACTGCAACGTGGACGGGGCGAAGGTCTACTTCGACGACGACCTGAAAGGTGAGATCAAGGACGGCCGCCTGCTTGTGGAGGTCTACACCACCGCAACGCCGTACAAGACGATCAGCGTCGAGGCCGACGGTTACCAGACGCACACCGCACCCATCCTCGAGTACCCGGGAAAGGGTGAGACCGTGGACCTGACGGTGACCCTGCAGCCCGCACTCATCGGCGGGGATAAAGGGGCGTACCTGGTGAAGTGCAATGTCGACGGGGCAAAGGTCTACTTCGACAGCGACTTCAAGGGCGAGGTCAAAGACGGAGAACTCCTCGTCGAGGTCTACACCACCGGCACCCCGTACAAGATGATCAGCGTCGAGGCGGACGGCTATGAGACCTACACCGCGCCGATCGAGACCTACCCGGCAAAGGGCGAGACCGTCGAACTCGACGTCACCCTCGAGCAGGCACCCATCGGCGGGGACATGGGCGCGTTCCTGGTGAAGTGCAATGTCGACGGCGCAGCGGTCTTCTTCGATGAAGACCTGAAGGGCGAGATCAAGAACGGAGAACTGCTGGTGAGGGTCTACACCACGGCAACGCCGTACAAGACCATCACCGTCGAGGCACCCGGCTACCAGGCCGCGATCGTGCAGATCCAGCAGCGCCCGGCACAGGGCGAGACCGTCGAGGTCGCCGTCGCCCTCACGCCCGTACCGACGCCGACGCAGACCCAGACGCCCCTCTCCCTCTTCCCCGTACTCGGGGCGCTCGGACTCTGCAGTGCGCTCTTCCTGCTCAACAGGAAAAACTAA
- a CDS encoding DUF5654 family protein, producing MTLYAEVLDKIAALLTAAFGLVAALAWNGAIQELFKELFGTAENLTAQTIYAVVVTIVAVLVTIMIARAAAKAKGETKT from the coding sequence ATGACCCTGTATGCGGAAGTACTGGACAAAATCGCGGCACTGCTCACCGCCGCCTTCGGACTGGTCGCCGCACTGGCATGGAACGGGGCGATCCAGGAACTCTTCAAGGAACTTTTTGGGACGGCGGAGAACCTGACCGCACAGACCATCTATGCCGTCGTCGTGACCATCGTTGCCGTGCTGGTCACCATCATGATCGCACGGGCGGCTGCAAAAGCAAAAGGAGAGACGAAAACGTGA
- a CDS encoding small multi-drug export protein: protein MTGMLLTNGVSFHPNLVVDRAVKLALPFGLVAALLISLYLTTPHENYLTLAGLLAAYIVPPAGKESVIPVGIGLGEPWWLLAMIIVVIDLSTSLFVALNLDLTLKIPYVGPWIGRVMEGCQSYIESHPWLGRLSTVGLTIFVIVPFQGSGGMNATILGRLMGLTPAVVVGCVLTGSIISSFGIALGTTALLSLFRESVFLGCGALLAVVAMIGGLVLLWKRYAPAV, encoded by the coding sequence ATGACAGGGATGCTGCTCACCAACGGAGTCTCATTCCACCCCAACCTGGTGGTCGATCGGGCGGTCAAACTGGCCCTCCCATTCGGACTTGTCGCGGCTCTCCTTATTTCCCTCTACCTGACCACGCCCCACGAGAACTACCTGACCCTCGCGGGGCTGCTCGCGGCGTACATCGTCCCGCCGGCCGGGAAGGAGTCGGTAATCCCGGTCGGGATCGGACTTGGCGAGCCCTGGTGGCTCCTTGCGATGATCATCGTCGTCATCGACCTGAGCACCTCGCTCTTCGTCGCCCTCAACCTCGACCTGACCCTGAAGATCCCGTACGTCGGCCCGTGGATCGGACGGGTGATGGAAGGGTGTCAGTCGTACATCGAGTCCCACCCCTGGCTGGGGCGCCTCTCCACCGTCGGCCTGACCATCTTTGTGATCGTTCCCTTCCAGGGTTCCGGCGGCATGAATGCCACCATCCTCGGACGACTGATGGGGCTGACCCCCGCGGTCGTGGTGGGATGCGTACTGACCGGGAGCATCATCAGCAGTTTCGGGATCGCCCTCGGGACCACCGCCCTTCTCTCCCTCTTCAGGGAGAGTGTCTTCCTGGGGTGCGGGGCCCTTCTCGCGGTCGTTGCCATGATCGGCGGGCTCGTCCTCCTCTGGAAACGGTACGCCCCGGCGGTCTGA
- a CDS encoding small multi-drug export protein has translation MAGEGRILSRADRRGRLGRVVLPLLLYPLYALFLFLVFPDEAVFYTGLMAAYVVPPVGREALIPLAAALGQPWWLTALTCTYVDVVGCLVVALNFDLVLSLPYVGPRLAALVETGRAVLERRAWLRGLSCAGLVLFTSLPMEGSGGVGGAVVGRLLGLGERGVICCVGLGAAAGSALLALGAEAALSLAGGGLIIGIVLLVVLVAAGCILRRVALFDKGPAPTYRER, from the coding sequence ATGGCCGGAGAAGGGCGGATCCTATCACGGGCAGACCGGCGCGGGCGTCTCGGGAGAGTGGTCCTCCCCCTTCTCCTCTACCCCCTGTACGCCCTCTTTCTCTTTCTCGTCTTCCCCGATGAAGCAGTATTCTATACCGGCCTGATGGCGGCCTATGTCGTCCCGCCGGTCGGGCGTGAGGCGCTCATCCCGCTCGCCGCCGCCCTCGGCCAGCCATGGTGGCTGACCGCGCTCACCTGCACCTATGTGGACGTCGTCGGCTGCCTCGTCGTCGCCCTCAACTTCGACCTCGTCCTCTCCCTTCCCTATGTCGGGCCGCGGCTGGCCGCTCTGGTCGAGACGGGCAGGGCGGTTCTCGAGCGCAGGGCATGGTTGCGGGGCCTCTCGTGCGCGGGGCTTGTCCTCTTCACCTCCCTGCCGATGGAGGGCTCGGGGGGTGTCGGCGGTGCGGTGGTGGGCCGGCTGCTGGGCCTGGGCGAACGCGGGGTGATCTGCTGTGTCGGCCTCGGGGCGGCCGCCGGTTCGGCGCTTCTCGCCCTTGGTGCCGAGGCCGCCCTCTCTCTTGCCGGCGGAGGGCTTATTATCGGGATCGTTCTTCTCGTCGTTCTCGTCGCCGCGGGCTGTATACTTCGCCGCGTGGCGCTCTTTGATAAGGGGCCGGCACCAACCTACAGGGAGAGATGA
- a CDS encoding adenylyltransferase/cytidyltransferase family protein, with product MRRVVATGTFDLLHPGHLFYLEESKKLGDELWVIVARDVNVRHKPRPIIPQEQRLAMVRALKPVDHARLGVEGDIFDPIREIDPDVITLGFNQFFKEDDLRAALKERGLRAEVARIGRYEGPLASSSQIVGRILEERAAR from the coding sequence GTGAGGCGGGTCGTCGCCACCGGCACCTTCGACCTTCTCCATCCCGGGCACCTCTTCTATCTGGAGGAGTCGAAGAAACTCGGCGACGAGCTCTGGGTGATCGTCGCCCGCGATGTCAACGTCCGCCACAAACCGCGGCCGATCATCCCGCAGGAGCAGCGGCTTGCGATGGTCAGGGCCCTCAAACCGGTCGACCACGCGCGGCTCGGGGTGGAGGGCGACATCTTCGACCCGATCCGCGAGATCGACCCCGACGTGATCACCCTCGGCTTCAACCAGTTCTTCAAAGAGGACGACCTGAGGGCGGCCCTGAAGGAGCGGGGGCTGCGGGCCGAGGTGGCGCGGATCGGACGATACGAAGGGCCGCTTGCCAGTTCGTCCCAGATCGTCGGGCGGATCCTTGAAGAGCGGGCCGCCCGCTGA
- a CDS encoding Mov34/MPN/PAD-1 family protein: protein MKIRGISADLLDLLLRLGAENHPNEFAAILRETDGVITELNLVPGTTSNEESASVFLDMLPLDTHTAGSAHSHPNGVIRPSDADLGFFPRTGRYHLIIGWPYGPDDWRCFTASGQPYDLEVIR, encoded by the coding sequence ATGAAGATCAGAGGCATCTCTGCCGACCTTCTTGACCTCCTCCTCAGGCTCGGCGCGGAAAACCATCCAAACGAGTTTGCCGCGATACTCAGGGAGACCGACGGCGTCATCACCGAACTCAACCTCGTCCCCGGCACGACGAGCAACGAGGAGAGCGCCAGCGTCTTTCTGGACATGCTCCCCCTCGACACCCACACCGCCGGGAGCGCCCACTCCCACCCGAACGGGGTCATCCGTCCTTCCGACGCCGACCTCGGGTTCTTCCCCAGGACCGGGCGCTACCATCTCATCATCGGGTGGCCGTACGGCCCTGACGACTGGCGCTGCTTCACGGCCAGCGGCCAGCCGTACGACCTGGAGGTGATCCGGTGA
- a CDS encoding dihydropteroate synthase-like protein — protein MRILLPTGEATAGVVRKAATGFDAEVVVTGEIAAFLTPARLRAIIDEGEYDLVLVSGMSTASFAEVEEATGVPIYLGPRHAADLAMVLSRLGTVALSRTVPADELFAAERREAAYRRIAAAEASAEAEVVIRGLTIGGGSRMKVLAEIMDAHRRPDLRAAVEDFFARGADIVDLGFGFDATPADVGRCFASLEGIDGPLAADTQDPALILAALPRADLVLSLHEGNIPAVGAAVAAAGVAAVVVPGEAGLEANLAAARSAGIGALVADPLLQPAGSGLVESLRNFTDIDCPIFFGAGNVAELIDADSLGINALLAACAHEVGAAVIFTSEHSDKTRGSVAEMRRATEMMAALGEHPYPKDLGIDLLVLKEKRRRCEPLPEGEVVDVPPAPEKFVPDPAGNIRIAVDGGMILAAQKGTVYRGQTAADLTAALINAGCVTRLDHAAYLGRELARAELALALGRSYVQDGPF, from the coding sequence ATGCGGATCCTGCTCCCTACCGGCGAGGCGACTGCCGGGGTTGTTCGGAAGGCGGCCACCGGTTTTGACGCTGAGGTAGTGGTCACCGGCGAGATCGCCGCGTTTCTCACTCCGGCCCGTTTGCGGGCGATCATCGACGAGGGCGAGTACGACCTGGTCCTGGTCTCCGGGATGTCGACGGCCTCCTTTGCGGAGGTCGAGGAGGCAACGGGTGTGCCGATCTATCTGGGGCCACGCCATGCGGCCGACCTCGCGATGGTCCTCTCGCGTCTTGGCACGGTGGCCCTCTCCCGGACGGTCCCGGCCGACGAACTCTTTGCGGCCGAACGGCGGGAGGCGGCGTACCGGCGGATCGCCGCAGCCGAGGCGTCGGCCGAAGCAGAGGTCGTGATCAGAGGACTCACGATCGGGGGCGGATCGCGGATGAAGGTGCTCGCCGAGATCATGGACGCCCACCGCCGTCCCGACCTCCGTGCGGCGGTGGAGGACTTCTTCGCGCGGGGCGCCGACATCGTCGACCTGGGTTTCGGGTTCGACGCGACGCCGGCCGATGTCGGACGATGCTTCGCAAGCCTGGAAGGGATCGACGGTCCTCTCGCCGCCGACACCCAGGACCCGGCCCTGATCCTGGCGGCGCTCCCGCGGGCCGACCTGGTCCTCTCCCTCCATGAAGGGAACATCCCGGCCGTGGGCGCGGCGGTGGCCGCGGCCGGGGTTGCGGCGGTCGTCGTGCCCGGTGAGGCCGGACTTGAGGCAAATCTTGCCGCGGCCCGGTCAGCCGGGATCGGTGCCCTCGTCGCCGACCCCCTCCTCCAGCCTGCGGGCTCGGGGCTGGTGGAGTCGCTCCGGAACTTTACGGATATCGATTGTCCCATCTTCTTCGGTGCCGGGAACGTCGCCGAACTCATCGACGCCGACTCGCTCGGGATCAACGCCCTCCTTGCGGCGTGCGCCCACGAGGTCGGGGCCGCGGTGATCTTCACGAGCGAGCACTCGGATAAGACGCGAGGGTCGGTGGCCGAGATGCGTCGGGCGACCGAGATGATGGCCGCTCTCGGCGAGCACCCGTACCCCAAGGACCTCGGGATCGACCTCCTCGTCCTCAAGGAGAAGCGCCGTCGGTGCGAACCTCTTCCCGAAGGAGAGGTCGTCGACGTGCCTCCCGCGCCGGAGAAGTTCGTCCCCGACCCGGCCGGGAACATCAGGATCGCCGTTGACGGCGGTATGATCCTCGCCGCGCAGAAAGGCACGGTCTACCGCGGCCAGACCGCCGCCGACCTGACGGCCGCCCTCATCAACGCGGGCTGCGTCACCCGCCTCGACCATGCCGCCTATCTAGGCCGGGAACTGGCACGGGCCGAACTGGCTCTCGCCCTGGGCAGGAGTTATGTCCAGGACGGGCCGTTCTGA
- a CDS encoding PHP domain-containing protein gives MLRCDLHVHSRYSRDGESSIEEILRQAEAAGLDAVAITDHDTVEGALAALSYDSPIIVIPGTEISTKQGHLLALGVTEAFPKGMDFFEAVHRAREAGAVLILPHPYHMWRHGVGQKLKAGPSLVDAIEVFNSRYITGTANRKAAMVARSLGKPCVGGSDAHQARFVGYGYTLVDAEPDLASILEAIRAGRTAAGGRMTPLKSYTRQSLKSSWKKIKARIPT, from the coding sequence ATGCTGAGATGCGACCTGCACGTCCACTCACGCTATTCGCGCGACGGTGAGAGCAGTATCGAGGAGATCCTCAGACAGGCCGAGGCCGCCGGGCTCGACGCCGTGGCGATCACCGACCACGACACCGTCGAGGGCGCGCTCGCCGCGCTCTCGTACGATAGCCCGATCATCGTCATCCCCGGGACCGAGATCTCGACAAAACAGGGACACCTCCTGGCCCTCGGCGTCACCGAAGCCTTCCCGAAAGGCATGGACTTTTTTGAAGCCGTCCACCGCGCCCGGGAGGCAGGGGCAGTGCTTATCCTCCCCCACCCGTACCATATGTGGCGCCACGGTGTCGGCCAGAAACTGAAGGCCGGACCGTCCCTGGTGGACGCCATCGAAGTCTTCAACAGCCGCTACATCACAGGGACCGCAAACCGGAAGGCGGCCATGGTCGCGCGGTCCCTGGGCAAACCCTGCGTCGGCGGGAGCGACGCCCACCAGGCGAGGTTCGTCGGCTACGGCTACACCCTCGTCGACGCCGAACCAGATCTGGCCTCCATCCTCGAGGCGATCCGGGCCGGACGGACCGCGGCCGGCGGACGGATGACCCCCCTCAAGTCGTACACCCGGCAGTCCCTGAAGAGCTCGTGGAAGAAGATCAAGGCCAGGATCCCCACATGA
- the truA gene encoding tRNA pseudouridine(38-40) synthase TruA — protein sequence MRLAFRIGYWGDGFYGSQVQPEVRTVEGDVAAVCTKLGLFDDPREARFAFSGRTDRGVHAAGQVCAFTTAEPERAVAALPYELPADIWTTGWAEVHDRFSPRKEATARTYRYFFEEHPGDTALMDRAAQAFLGEHDFTLLSRRSERNPVRRVHAARVFDDGDFCVFEVTAESFLWNMVRCMASALAMVGRGDEEPGWIGEILRGEGERHLPAAPPGGLILLDIAYPFPFTPLPPSPKAEQALIRRERDFRLKKRVSAALHGLSLDLLGEEQVDDELRDLP from the coding sequence ATGAGACTGGCCTTCAGGATAGGCTACTGGGGTGACGGGTTCTATGGCTCCCAGGTCCAGCCCGAGGTCAGGACCGTTGAGGGCGACGTGGCCGCGGTCTGCACGAAACTCGGACTCTTCGACGACCCCCGGGAAGCGCGCTTCGCCTTTTCCGGCAGGACCGACCGCGGCGTCCATGCCGCCGGGCAGGTCTGCGCCTTCACGACCGCCGAACCGGAACGGGCGGTCGCCGCCCTGCCGTACGAACTCCCGGCAGACATCTGGACCACCGGATGGGCCGAGGTCCATGACCGGTTCAGCCCGAGAAAGGAGGCGACCGCCCGGACCTATCGCTATTTTTTCGAGGAGCACCCGGGCGATACCGCCCTGATGGATCGGGCGGCGCAGGCTTTTCTCGGCGAGCACGACTTCACCCTCCTCTCCAGGCGGAGCGAGCGCAACCCGGTGCGCCGGGTGCATGCCGCCCGCGTCTTTGATGACGGCGACTTCTGTGTCTTCGAGGTGACCGCGGAGAGTTTTCTCTGGAACATGGTGCGGTGCATGGCCTCGGCCCTCGCCATGGTCGGGCGAGGAGACGAGGAACCCGGATGGATCGGGGAGATCCTCAGGGGAGAGGGGGAGCGGCATCTCCCTGCCGCGCCTCCCGGCGGGTTGATCCTCCTGGACATCGCCTATCCCTTCCCCTTCACTCCCCTCCCTCCATCACCGAAGGCAGAACAGGCCCTTATCAGACGAGAAAGGGACTTCAGGTTGAAAAAAAGGGTGAGTGCAGCCCTACATGGGCTGAGCCTGGATCTCCTTGGGGAGGAGCAGGTTGATGACGAACTGCGGGATCTGCCGTGA
- a CDS encoding thiamine pyrophosphate-dependent enzyme gives MSEIPKEEYLTTCTAACAGCSSSLSLRYVLKAAGPDTVLVVPACCTSVIQGMYPNTSFNVPVYNIAFAAAAACASGMSKAFRSAGKKTNVIVYAGDGGTVDIGIQALSGAFERGTDFLYICYDNEAYGNTGMQRSGATPLGALTTTTPAGKTETKKDLDQIVAAHNPPYMATACSAYPLDLYKKVKKALSIEGPKFIHILAPCPPGWRYNSDKTIEIGKLAVKTGSWVLYEREYGKLTVSGPSRMALKKPHPIEEYVRAQGRFKKATPEIIAELQQSIEKNLARIKKEEEGIC, from the coding sequence ATTTCTGAGATACCAAAGGAGGAGTACCTCACGACCTGCACCGCGGCCTGTGCCGGATGCAGTTCGTCGCTATCCCTCCGCTATGTCCTGAAGGCGGCCGGACCCGACACGGTCCTGGTCGTCCCGGCATGTTGCACCAGCGTCATCCAGGGGATGTATCCGAACACCTCCTTCAATGTGCCGGTGTACAACATCGCCTTTGCAGCGGCTGCAGCCTGCGCCTCCGGCATGAGCAAGGCGTTCAGGAGTGCAGGGAAGAAGACCAACGTCATCGTCTATGCCGGGGACGGCGGGACGGTCGACATCGGGATCCAGGCGCTTTCGGGCGCGTTCGAGCGCGGCACCGACTTCCTGTACATCTGCTACGACAACGAGGCCTACGGGAACACCGGGATGCAGCGTTCCGGGGCGACGCCGCTCGGCGCCCTGACCACCACCACCCCGGCCGGGAAGACCGAGACCAAGAAAGACCTCGACCAGATCGTGGCCGCCCACAATCCCCCGTACATGGCGACCGCCTGTAGCGCCTATCCCCTCGACCTGTACAAGAAGGTCAAGAAGGCGCTCTCCATCGAGGGACCGAAGTTCATCCACATCCTGGCGCCCTGTCCGCCGGGGTGGCGGTACAACTCCGACAAGACGATCGAGATCGGCAAACTCGCGGTCAAGACCGGGTCGTGGGTGCTGTACGAGCGCGAGTACGGCAAACTCACCGTCTCGGGTCCGTCCAGGATGGCACTGAAAAAGCCGCACCCGATCGAGGAATATGTGCGTGCCCAGGGTCGGTTCAAGAAGGCTACCCCTGAAATCATCGCCGAACTCCAGCAGAGCATCGAGAAGAATCTTGCACGGATCAAGAAGGAGGAGGAAGGCATATGCTGA